The Solanum lycopersicum chromosome 6, SLM_r2.1 genome has a window encoding:
- the LOC104647990 gene encoding uncharacterized protein encodes MGDERVGELHNDEPSEHELTDSDDMYDGDDDNVDNAPNASVDDQSINYHSTAIPYLDHTDENAEDFIYTRDDGMLFMNKMQMKSAVRAYSLAIKKEFLCDHSKSKSWKVICKHHELGCDWMIRFREISSGMWKTGKMIEPHSCLTDNYKEDHFNLNDNMIATSLIPYVMQNSDINIKMIREIIKGKHHYTPSYRKAQKGRRKAFRMVYGDFESSFKALPRYMAALQLFNPGTIIELEHHCTTMQGEQIFKFLFEAFKQSIDGFKSCRPVISIDGTHLYGLYDIKLLIAVEIDVNGNIFSLAFARESFESWSWFLKLLWTHVVCERQGIGLISDRHQGIL; translated from the exons atggGTGATGAACGAGTTGGTGAGTTGCACAATGATGAACCTTCCGAGCATGAATTAACAGACAGTGATGATATGTATGACGgcgatgatgataatgtggatAATGCACCTAATGCATCCGTTGATGATCaaagtattaattatcattCTACAGCGATTCCATACTTAGATCACACTGACGAAAATGCAGAAGATTTTATCTACACGAGAGATGACG gtatgttatttatgaataagatgCAAATGAAATCTGCAGTAAGAGCATATAGTCTtgctattaaaaaagaatttctttgtGATCACTCCAAAAGTAAAAGTTGGAAAGTTATTTGCAAGCATCATGAGTTAGGGTGTGATTGGATGATTCGGTTTAGAGAGATTTCAAGCGGTATGTGGAAGACAGGAAAAATGATTGAACCGCATTCTTGTCTTACGGATAACTATAAGGAGGATCATTTCAATTTGAATGATAACATGATTGCCACTTCATTAATACCATATGTTATGCAAAATTCGGACATAAATATTAAGATGATCCGTGAAATTATCAAAGGAAAACATCACTATACTCCTAGTTATAGAAAAGCACAAAAAGGTCGAAGAAAAGCATTTCGAATGGTTTATGGTGATTTTGAAAGTTCATTTAAGGCATTACCTCGATACATGGCTGCACTACAATTATTCAATCCAGGCACAATTATTGAGTTGGAGCATCATTGTACAACAATGCAAGGTgagcaaatttttaaatttctttttgagGCTTTTAAACAGAGCATTGATGGTTTCAAAAGTTGTAGGCCGGTCATTTCTATCGACGGCACACATCTTTATGGTTTGTATGATATCAAATTGTTAATTGCggttgaaattgatgtgaatggaaatattttttcacttgcATTTGCACGTGAGAGTTTTGAGTCTTGGTCGTGGTTTCTCAAGTTATTATGGACACATGTAGTTTGTGAACGACAAGGAATTGGTCTTATTTCTGACCGTCATCAAGGAATCTTGTAG
- the LOC101264128 gene encoding protein RETICULATA-RELATED 5, chloroplastic: MKANSGRTISSKSVHLYVPPATLLRRKFLIRRRLNFPRCLVHEHSHVSFSVRCSQSPTDAIDNSDELIPKQKSSTTRRNVLLMPLLTIGVCALRSAIARADDKPPPESTPQPPVTTVEAPTPDPVVKAEEVINSRIYDATVIGEPLALGKDKKKVWEKLMNARVVYLGEAEQVPTQDDKEVELEIVKNLRKRCAEAERPISLALEAFPSNLQEQLNQYLAKRIDGESLKSYVVHWPTQYWHEYEPLLTYCRENGVRLVACGLPLEVLRTVQAEGIRGLSKADRKKYAPPAGSGFISGFSSMSRRSAADVNMLNQPTPFGPSSYLSAQARVVEEYNMSQIVLKAVMDDGAAGMLVVVTGATHVMYGSRGTGVPARISRKIQKKNQIVILLDPERQWLRREGEVPVADLLWYSAARPCSRNCFDRAEIARVMNAAGRRRDALPQDLQNGLDLGVVSPEVLQNFFDLEQYPFISELTDRFQGFRERLLADPKFLHRLAIEESISITTTLLAQYEKRKENFFEEIDYVITDTVRGIVVDFFTVWLPAPTISFLSVTDDVDVPESIGALKGLLGSIPDNAFQKSVVGKDWDVSHRVASVLVGGLKLAGVGFVSSIGAVASSNILFAMRKVFNPTFTAVQKNKRSPILKTALVYSSFLGTSANLRYQVIAGLVEHRLADQFSDQTLFVNMLSFVVRTINSYWGTQQWIDLARVTGLQARKSERVPDLVPDSANPTAVGCNTPEDTNTDEINSQ, from the exons ATGAAGGCCAACTCTGGCCGTACTATCTCTTCCAAATCAGTGCACTTATATGTTCCACCGGCAACTCTTCTCCGGCGAAAGTTTTTAATCAGAAGAAGACTCAATTTCCCCCGCTGCTTGGTTCACGAGCATAGCCACGTCAGCTTTTCAGTTCGTTGTTCTCAGTCGCCCACCGACGCCATCGATAACTCCGACGAGCTGATTCCGAAGCAAAAATCCTCGACTACTAGGCGTAATGTACTCCTCATGCCTCTTCTTACCATCGGAGTTTGTGCTCTCCGTTCCGCAATTGCTAGAGCGGACGACAAACCACCGCCTGAGAGTACACCGCAACCTCCGGTGACTACAGTGGAGGCCCCGACGCCTGATCCGGTGGTTAAGGCGGAGGAAGTGATTAATTCGAGGATTTATGATGCGACGGTAATTGGAGAGCCTTTGGCTTTGGGGAAGGACAAGAAGAAAGTATGGGAGAAGCTTATGAATGCTCGGGTCGTGTATTTAGGCGAAGCCGAGCAAGTTCCAACTCAAGATGATAAAGAAGTGGAGCTGGAGATAGTAAAGAATTTGAGGAAGAGATGTGCCGAAGCAGAGCGGCCGATTTCGTTGGCTCTAGAAGCATTTCCGTCTAATTTACAAGAACAACTAAATCAATACTTGGCAAAAAG GATTGATGGAGAGAGTTTGAAATCTTATGTTGTACATTGGCCAACTCAATATTGGCATGAGTATGAGCCCTTATTGACTTATTGTCGCGAAAATGGGGTTCGACTAGTCGCATGTGGTTTGCCTCTAGAG GTCCTACGAACAGTTCAAGCAGAAGGTATTCGGGGGCTTTCAAAAGCCGATCGTAAGAAATATGCTCCTCCAGCTGGTTCAGGTTTTATCTCAGGCTTTTCGTCTATGTCGCGCAGATCAGCTGCTGATGTAAATATGCTGAACCAGCCTACTCCTTTTGGACCAAGCTCATATCTCTCTGCACAAGCAAGAGTTGTTGAAGAGTACAACATGTCCCAGATAGTTTTAAAAGCAGTGATGGATGATGGGGCGGCTGGTATGCTTGTAGTTGTCACAGGTGCTACCCATGTCATGTATGGATCAAGAGGGACTGGGGTGCCTGCTAGAATTTCAAGgaagattcaaaagaaaaatcaaattgtCATACTACTTGACCCTGAAAGACAATGGCTAAGGAGGGAGGGAGAAGTTCCTGTTGCTGATTTACTGTGGTACTCTGCAGCTAGACCTTGTAGCAGAAATTGTTTTGATCGTGCAGAAATTGCCCGTGTAATGAATGCAGCTGGCAGGAGACGAGATGCTTTACCTCAG GACCTTCAAAATGGACTAGATCTTGGTGTGGTATCCCCCGAAGTGCTACAGAACTTTTTTGATCTAGAGCAATATCCTTTCATTTCAGAGTTAACAGACCGCTTTCAG GGTTTTAGAGAAAGATTGTTGGCTGATCCTAAATTTCTACATCGATTAGCTATTGAAGAATCTATATCAATAACAACTACTCTGTTGGCACAGTATGAGAAGCGCAAAGAGAATTTTTTTGAGGAGATTGATTATGTTATTACAGACACTGTTAGGGGTATAGTTGTGGATTTTTTCACAGTGTGGCTTCCTGCTCCAACAATTTCTTTCTTGTCAGTCACTGATGATGTTGATGTACCCGAGAGCATCGGAGCGTTGAAAGGTCTCCTGGGTTCCATCCCAGATAATGCTTTTCAGAAAAGTGTTGTTGGGAAGGACTGGGATGTGAGTCACAGAGTTGCCTCTGTGCTTGTTGGTGGCCTTAAATTGGCCGGTGTAGGATTTGTTTCTAGCATCGGGGCGGTGGCTTCATCGAATATCTTGTTTGCAATGCGCAAAGTATTCAATCCGACCTTTACTGCTGTCCAGAAGAACAAGCGATCGCCAATATTGAAAACGGCGCTTGTGTATTCATCATTTCTTGGTACATCTGCAAATCTGCGTTATCAG GTTATTGCAGGATTGGTAGAGCACCGGCTTGCAGATCAATTTTCTGACCAAACATTATTTGTAAATATGCTATCTTTTGTTGTTCGAACGATCAACTCCTATTGGGGAACCCAG CAATGGATCGACCTTGCGCGGGTTACAGGATTGCAGGCCCGCAAGAGCGAGCGAGTTCCTGATCTTGTTCCAGATTCTGCAAATCCTACTGCAGTTGGTTGCAATACTCCAGAAGATACCAATACTGATGAAATCAACAGTCAATAG
- the LOC101264432 gene encoding arogenate dehydrogenase 1, chloroplastic, which yields MSSSSSCQPKTLRIGIIGFGPFAQFLAKTMMKQGHCIHVTSRSDYSELCTDLGILFFRDMGAFLESDNEVIMISTSILSLSQVVESIPFNCLKRPTLFVDVLSVKEHPKDVLLRMMPRECDLLCTHPMFGPESGKDGWEDLTFMYDMVRIRDQPLCSSFLHIFSSEGCKMLEMTCEKHDRLAAQSQFLTHTIGRILSEMEVEPTPIDTKGFQKLVQVKESSVKDSFDLFSGLFIHNRFARQQMKNLEVALEKTKEKLQERSKELQDPIISKF from the exons atgtcttcatcttcttcttgtcAACCAAAAACTTTACGAATTGGCATAATTGGATTTGGTCCTTTCGCCCAGTTTCTGGCCAAAACTATGATGAAACAAGGCCATTGTATCCATGTAACTTCCAGATCAGATTATTCAGAGCTTTGTACAGATTTGGGCATCCTGTTCTTTAG AGATATGGGTGCATTTCTAGAATCGGATAATGAAGTTATAATGATTAGTACGTCCATCCTGTCTCTATCACAAGTTGTGGAGTCCATACCATTCAATTGTCTTAAGCGGCCTACGCTTTTCGTTGATGTGCTCTCTGTTAAAGAACACCCAAAAGATGTCCTTTTGCGA ATGATGCCTCGAGAGTGTGACTTGCTGTGTACACACCCAATGTTTGGACCAGAAAGTGGTAAGGATGGATGGGAAGATTTGACTTTTATGTACGACATGGTTCGAATTAGAGATCAACCCCTCTGTTCTAGCTTTCTCCACATCTTCTCAAGTGAG GGTTGCAAAATGCTGGAAATGACTTGTGAAAAGCATGATAGATTAGCTGCTCAAAGTCAATTTCTTACTCACACAATCGGCAG GATCTTGTCGGAAATGGAGGTTGAACCGACACCAATAGACACAAAAGGATTTCAGAAACTTGTTCAAGTG AAGGAGAGCTCAGTTAAAGATAGTTTTGATCTGTTCAGCGGGCTATTCATCCACAATAGGTTTGCCAGGCAACAG ATGAAAAATTTAGAAGTAGCATTGGAGAAAACTAAAGAGAAACTTCAAGAGAGATCGAAGGAGCTGCAGGATCCTATCATATCAAAGTTCTAA